One Bifidobacterium angulatum DSM 20098 = JCM 7096 DNA window includes the following coding sequences:
- a CDS encoding ATP-binding protein, with protein MASIVKKLLIANRGEIALRVVRTAREMGISTVAIYSEQDRESQYVDLADEAFLLSGDTYKDTYLNEDALIDILQRTGANAVHPGYGFLSEVPSFASKVAQSGAIWVGPSPEALIELGDKISARRVAARAKVPPVPGLSEPVSSVRKLLDFAHTYGYPVMMKRTDGGGGHGITVVNDDEELRRFFASHDSLQGGDLNAYFVEKFVRAARHVETQCGRDSHGNFTVYSTRDCSLQRRNQKLVEEAPAPFLSDAVIDTLGEYSRRLFETVDYVGLGTCEFMVTEQGKVYFLEVNPRLQVEHTVSEEVSGLDLVREQLTIADGGELTQAPAPRGHSFELRITSEDPNTNLTPAAGTLEHIMWPTGPGVRIDTGVVEGDSVSPKFDSMMGKVIVTAQDRETAVARVRRVLDELVVEGVPTPVPLFKEIFRNDDFTAEHGHAFAVHTKWLESHYLNREPASAKTGQPASVSGAAASEPSNTGRSESFVIEMNNRRVKLTVPLDIVENLTGSARSRDAKRITQPLRGGVLQHAGEKNKGDNGDAAKSGVIASPMQAVVTRINVAEGQEVAKGDLIVVLESMKMENYVYAPAAGTVKKIFVGPANGVEAGDTLVTLDVKGGKQ; from the coding sequence ATGGCGTCAATTGTCAAAAAACTACTGATTGCAAACCGCGGCGAAATCGCTCTGCGTGTGGTGCGTACCGCTCGCGAAATGGGCATATCCACTGTCGCGATATATTCCGAGCAGGATCGCGAATCGCAATATGTCGATCTTGCCGATGAAGCGTTCCTGCTGAGCGGCGATACCTACAAGGACACGTATCTCAACGAGGACGCGCTGATCGACATTCTTCAGCGTACCGGTGCGAACGCGGTGCACCCCGGGTACGGATTCCTGTCCGAAGTGCCGAGCTTCGCCAGCAAGGTCGCACAAAGCGGTGCTATTTGGGTCGGCCCGAGTCCCGAAGCCCTGATCGAGCTTGGAGACAAGATCAGCGCCCGCCGCGTGGCGGCACGAGCCAAAGTTCCGCCGGTTCCCGGCTTGTCCGAACCGGTGAGCAGCGTCCGCAAACTGTTGGACTTCGCGCACACCTACGGCTATCCGGTCATGATGAAGCGCACCGATGGCGGTGGCGGCCATGGCATTACCGTCGTGAACGACGATGAGGAGCTGCGGAGGTTCTTCGCCAGCCATGATTCCTTGCAGGGCGGCGATCTGAACGCATATTTCGTAGAAAAGTTCGTGCGCGCCGCACGTCATGTCGAAACACAGTGCGGACGTGACTCCCACGGTAACTTCACCGTGTACTCCACCCGTGACTGCTCGTTGCAGCGTCGTAATCAGAAGCTCGTGGAGGAGGCGCCGGCGCCGTTCCTCAGCGACGCCGTTATCGACACGCTCGGCGAGTATTCCCGCAGACTGTTCGAAACCGTGGATTATGTAGGGCTCGGAACCTGCGAATTCATGGTGACCGAGCAGGGCAAGGTCTACTTCCTTGAAGTCAACCCACGTTTGCAGGTCGAACATACCGTCTCCGAAGAGGTAAGCGGTCTCGATCTGGTACGAGAGCAGCTCACCATTGCAGACGGCGGCGAGCTGACTCAGGCACCGGCACCGCGTGGGCACAGCTTCGAACTGCGCATCACCTCCGAGGATCCCAACACCAACCTGACCCCGGCTGCCGGCACGCTGGAACACATCATGTGGCCTACCGGCCCAGGCGTCCGCATCGACACCGGTGTGGTCGAAGGCGACTCCGTATCGCCGAAGTTCGATTCGATGATGGGCAAGGTCATCGTCACCGCGCAGGATCGCGAAACCGCAGTAGCCCGTGTGCGCCGCGTACTCGACGAGCTCGTGGTCGAAGGCGTTCCCACACCGGTTCCGCTGTTCAAGGAGATCTTCCGCAACGACGATTTCACCGCGGAACATGGGCATGCCTTCGCCGTGCACACCAAATGGTTGGAAAGCCATTACCTCAATCGTGAGCCGGCGTCCGCCAAAACCGGTCAGCCGGCATCGGTCAGCGGTGCCGCAGCCTCCGAACCGTCCAATACCGGGCGTTCCGAAAGCTTCGTCATCGAAATGAACAACCGTCGCGTCAAACTCACCGTTCCGCTCGATATCGTCGAAAATCTTACCGGTTCGGCGCGGTCTCGCGACGCCAAGCGCATCACCCAGCCGTTGCGCGGCGGCGTGCTGCAGCATGCCGGCGAAAAGAACAAGGGCGATAACGGCGACGCCGCCAAGTCCGGCGTCATTGCCTCCCCGATGCAGGCCGTCGTCACCCGCATCAACGTGGCGGAAGGCCAGGAGGTCGCCAAGGGCGATCTTATCGTGGTGCTCGAATCCATGAAGATGGAGAACTACGTGTACGCCCCCGCAGCCGGCACCGTGAAGAAGATCTTCGTCGGGCCCGCGAACGGCGTCGAAGCCGGAGACACGCTGGTGACGTTGGATGTGAAGGGAGGCAAGCAGTGA
- a CDS encoding acyl-CoA carboxylase subunit beta, which produces MSDILEIAAAQAQARQPLRPAVAKAAELARNAEERARTKQHAKHKNTARERLDLLFDTGTFEEIGRFRGGNINDGNAGAAVITGFGEVYGRKVAVYAQDFSVKGGTLGAEEGRKICHLMDMALDLKIPIVAIVDSGGARIQEGVAALNQYGEIFRRTCRASGFVPQISLILGPCAGGAVYCPALTDFIIMTRENSNMFVTGPDVVKAATGETISMDELGGGEVHSTVSGVAHYLADGESDAIDYARTVLAYLPSNAGQKPPVYAYAPTRAERDVAKRLVGIVPDNDRQPYDMLDVIRCITDYGEFVQVHELFGASSIVGFACMEGKPVGIVANQPAVNAGILDVDASEKVARFVRLCDAFNLPIITLVDTPGYKPGSDQEHAGIIRRGAKVIYAYANAQVPMITVTLRKAFGGAYIVMGSKSIGADMNFAWPNSQIAVLGAAGAVNIIHRHDLNKAKAAGQDVDALRAKYVDEYEKSTVNANLALELGAIDAMIDPEQTRESIVNSLKLLANKTHVRHTEKHHGNQPQ; this is translated from the coding sequence GTGAGCGACATTCTCGAAATCGCCGCCGCCCAGGCACAGGCCCGGCAGCCGTTGCGCCCGGCCGTGGCCAAGGCCGCGGAACTGGCCCGGAACGCCGAGGAGCGTGCTCGCACCAAGCAGCACGCCAAGCATAAGAACACTGCGCGCGAACGCCTTGATCTACTGTTCGACACCGGCACCTTTGAAGAGATCGGCAGGTTCCGCGGCGGCAATATCAACGACGGCAATGCCGGGGCCGCCGTCATCACCGGATTCGGCGAGGTCTATGGGCGTAAAGTCGCCGTGTATGCGCAGGACTTTTCCGTCAAAGGCGGTACGTTGGGCGCCGAGGAAGGTCGTAAGATCTGCCATTTGATGGATATGGCATTGGATCTGAAGATTCCGATCGTCGCCATCGTGGATTCGGGCGGTGCACGCATTCAGGAAGGTGTGGCCGCGCTGAACCAGTACGGTGAGATCTTCCGCCGCACCTGCCGTGCCAGCGGTTTCGTACCGCAGATCAGCCTGATCCTCGGCCCGTGCGCAGGCGGCGCGGTGTATTGCCCGGCGCTTACCGACTTCATCATCATGACCCGTGAGAACTCGAATATGTTCGTCACCGGCCCGGACGTGGTGAAGGCGGCCACCGGCGAAACGATCTCCATGGACGAACTCGGCGGCGGCGAAGTGCACAGCACCGTGTCCGGTGTGGCGCATTACCTGGCGGACGGCGAGTCGGACGCCATCGACTACGCGCGAACCGTGCTCGCATACCTGCCGTCCAACGCCGGACAGAAGCCTCCGGTGTACGCCTATGCGCCGACCCGTGCCGAACGTGATGTCGCCAAACGACTTGTCGGCATCGTGCCGGACAACGACCGTCAGCCCTATGACATGCTCGACGTAATCCGCTGCATCACCGATTACGGCGAATTCGTACAGGTGCATGAACTGTTCGGTGCATCCTCGATCGTCGGATTCGCCTGTATGGAAGGCAAGCCCGTGGGCATCGTCGCCAACCAGCCGGCTGTGAACGCGGGCATCCTCGACGTGGACGCCTCGGAAAAGGTGGCACGTTTCGTGAGACTGTGCGATGCGTTCAACCTGCCCATCATCACTTTGGTGGACACCCCCGGTTACAAGCCCGGATCCGATCAGGAGCACGCAGGCATCATCCGTCGCGGCGCGAAGGTGATCTACGCCTATGCCAACGCGCAGGTGCCGATGATCACCGTCACTCTGCGCAAGGCGTTCGGCGGCGCATACATCGTGATGGGCTCCAAGTCGATCGGTGCGGACATGAACTTCGCATGGCCCAACTCGCAGATCGCGGTACTGGGCGCGGCCGGTGCGGTAAACATCATCCACCGCCATGATCTGAACAAGGCGAAAGCCGCCGGGCAGGATGTGGATGCGCTGCGCGCCAAGTATGTCGACGAATACGAGAAAAGCACGGTCAATGCAAATCTCGCGCTCGAGCTCGGTGCCATCGACGCCATGATCGACCCGGAACAGACACGCGAATCCATCGTGAACTCGCTGAAGCTGCTCGCCAACAAGACGCATGTGCGCCACACGGAAAAGCACCACGGCAACCAGCCGCAGTGA